One Granulicella sp. 5B5 DNA window includes the following coding sequences:
- a CDS encoding TonB-dependent receptor has translation MRRTGTTMMKAGVLGAVLCAAVVYAQDAPAVGQSPAPAQVTAVAQGGTVRGTVVAGAAGKAGGVPLPGVSVTATNTLTGKKYTTATDIDGAYAMTIPKNGRYVIKAELTGFATATQEVVLNGGETAEKTMPFGLELASRAAAQEAAAAATTNTTTSGGRGTVSLSLGESGLDAADASAGTGNTGTSLPSLGGLGDSADAGNESIAVSGNATAQENGLAGISEDEIRSRVEDAVAHARENGMLPQGGDPTNAIVGALGGMMGGGGPGGGRGGFGGGGGRGGRGGGGGGGFGAFRNFNPAQPHGSIFYQGGNNALNSAPWSPSLLPLTNPAAYSNRYGVTLAGSPYVPGLTKPNTKQFVFINLTGQKNLNAFLPNPVRVPTTLEREGDFSQSTQVQGSSTLPVVLYDPKTGQPIPGNNLANASEPISPIAQALLNYYPAPNIATNVQGYNYQTISNAGSNNVAINSRYIRTLGQGTSTPFGRFGGGGGRGQNRNAKPSLRQNINVMYNYSHSANDQRNIFLPLGGATENDGNALNLGYTIGYGRLSNNASVNWNRLHAETRNYFTDTSNNPSANVGLNIPNQAGDFADPRFYNGLASLNITNFAGLSNTTPSETTNQTISFTDFVAWRHKKHNMRFGFDIRRVHNDQIGGSNPLGTFTFTGYATSSPEAQAAGTAGTTTGSGFADFLLGLPATTAIQAGLHKIYLRENVYDWYAQDDFRVASNLTLNFGIRYEYFAPYTEKNNRLVNLDHNANFTQVDTVMPGQNGTYEGHFNDSLVNPDRTMYAPRFGVAWRPKTQTKLTKDVVVRGGYGINYNTGAFASFAQSLSHQVPFAVTQTNTLTSGCTTLTPTTAANMTLANGFGCSSNYAIANNYAVDKNYRLGMVQIYNLNIQKTLPLQTVFNLGYNGTHATGLDIYGTPNGTALGSAIAGVAPFEFETSGATLRSNQLVVSLQKRQQKGIALGATYTYGHAIDDASAVGNGAAHTPMQNFFNLQGEEGNSSMDVRHTLTGNWVAELPFGPNRAFLNKGGVMGKVLDGFDLSGNFTFASGNYFTPQYSGNQAEAGSGLTYSQRPNRNYGVSTKGPGRVGEFFNTSAFTAPTVANGATLPGTANVGSIEGPGQVSVSASLSRTVQFAGTNSFEARVTATNVLNTVQYSGIDTSENSETFGRVTSAAAMRTLLVQARYRF, from the coding sequence ATGAGGCGAACGGGGACCACAATGATGAAGGCCGGTGTGCTGGGAGCGGTGCTGTGCGCGGCTGTGGTGTATGCGCAGGATGCTCCGGCGGTGGGCCAGTCCCCTGCCCCAGCGCAGGTGACGGCGGTGGCGCAGGGTGGGACGGTGCGTGGGACCGTGGTGGCAGGCGCGGCGGGAAAGGCGGGTGGCGTGCCGCTGCCGGGGGTTTCCGTAACGGCGACGAATACGCTGACGGGGAAGAAGTACACGACGGCGACGGACATCGACGGTGCGTATGCGATGACGATTCCGAAGAACGGGCGCTATGTGATTAAGGCCGAGCTGACGGGGTTTGCGACGGCGACGCAGGAGGTGGTGCTGAACGGCGGTGAGACGGCGGAGAAGACCATGCCATTCGGGCTGGAGCTGGCAAGCCGCGCGGCGGCGCAGGAGGCTGCTGCGGCGGCGACTACGAACACCACGACGAGCGGTGGACGCGGGACGGTGAGCCTGAGCCTGGGCGAGAGTGGGCTGGATGCAGCGGATGCGAGTGCAGGGACTGGGAATACGGGGACGTCGTTGCCGTCGCTGGGTGGGTTGGGCGATAGCGCGGATGCCGGGAATGAGTCGATTGCAGTGAGCGGCAATGCGACGGCGCAGGAGAACGGGCTGGCGGGGATCAGTGAGGATGAGATACGGTCGCGCGTGGAGGATGCCGTTGCGCATGCTCGGGAGAATGGAATGCTGCCGCAGGGTGGCGATCCGACGAATGCGATTGTAGGCGCGCTGGGCGGGATGATGGGTGGCGGCGGGCCGGGTGGCGGGCGCGGTGGATTTGGCGGTGGGGGTGGACGCGGCGGGCGTGGTGGCGGTGGTGGCGGCGGGTTTGGGGCGTTCCGGAACTTCAATCCGGCACAACCACATGGGAGCATCTTTTATCAGGGTGGAAACAATGCGTTGAACTCGGCACCGTGGTCGCCGAGTTTGCTGCCGCTGACGAATCCGGCGGCGTACTCGAACCGCTATGGCGTGACGCTGGCGGGGTCGCCGTATGTTCCGGGGCTGACGAAGCCGAATACGAAGCAGTTTGTGTTTATCAACCTGACGGGGCAGAAGAACCTAAATGCATTTCTGCCGAACCCGGTGCGCGTACCGACGACGCTGGAGCGCGAGGGGGACTTTTCGCAGTCGACGCAGGTACAAGGCAGCTCAACGTTGCCGGTGGTGCTGTATGACCCGAAGACGGGGCAGCCGATACCGGGGAACAACCTGGCGAATGCGAGTGAGCCGATCTCGCCGATTGCGCAGGCGCTGCTGAATTACTATCCGGCGCCGAATATTGCGACGAATGTGCAGGGGTATAACTACCAGACGATCTCGAATGCGGGCAGCAACAACGTGGCGATCAACTCGCGCTACATACGGACGCTGGGACAAGGGACGAGCACGCCATTTGGGCGCTTTGGCGGCGGCGGTGGCCGCGGTCAAAACAGGAATGCAAAGCCTTCGCTGCGGCAGAACATCAATGTGATGTACAACTACTCGCACTCGGCGAACGACCAGCGGAACATCTTTCTGCCGCTAGGCGGCGCGACCGAGAACGACGGCAATGCGTTGAACCTGGGCTACACAATCGGGTATGGGCGGTTGAGCAACAACGCGAGCGTGAACTGGAACCGGCTGCATGCAGAGACTCGGAACTACTTTACGGACACGTCGAACAATCCGTCGGCAAACGTGGGGTTGAACATTCCGAACCAGGCGGGAGACTTTGCCGATCCGCGGTTTTATAACGGGCTGGCTTCACTGAACATTACGAACTTTGCGGGGCTGAGCAACACGACGCCGAGCGAGACGACCAACCAGACGATCAGCTTTACGGACTTTGTGGCGTGGCGGCACAAGAAGCACAATATGCGGTTCGGCTTCGATATACGGCGTGTGCATAACGACCAGATCGGCGGGAGCAATCCGCTGGGGACGTTTACGTTTACGGGCTATGCGACGAGCAGCCCGGAGGCGCAGGCGGCGGGAACAGCAGGAACGACAACGGGCTCGGGCTTTGCGGACTTTCTGCTGGGCCTGCCAGCGACGACGGCGATCCAGGCAGGGTTGCACAAGATCTATCTGCGCGAGAACGTGTACGACTGGTATGCACAGGACGACTTCCGCGTGGCTTCGAACCTGACGCTGAACTTTGGGATTCGGTATGAGTACTTCGCGCCATACACGGAGAAGAACAACCGGCTGGTGAACCTGGACCACAACGCGAACTTTACGCAGGTGGATACAGTGATGCCGGGACAGAACGGGACGTATGAAGGGCACTTCAACGACAGCCTTGTGAACCCGGACCGCACGATGTATGCGCCACGGTTCGGCGTGGCGTGGAGGCCGAAGACACAGACAAAGCTGACGAAGGATGTAGTGGTGCGCGGCGGGTATGGGATCAACTACAACACGGGGGCGTTTGCGAGCTTTGCGCAGTCGCTTTCGCACCAGGTGCCGTTTGCAGTGACGCAGACGAATACGCTGACCTCCGGCTGCACGACGCTGACACCGACGACGGCGGCGAACATGACGCTCGCGAATGGGTTTGGGTGCTCGTCGAACTACGCGATTGCGAACAACTACGCGGTGGACAAGAACTACAGGCTGGGAATGGTGCAGATCTACAACCTGAACATCCAGAAGACGCTGCCACTACAGACGGTATTCAACCTTGGGTACAACGGGACGCATGCGACAGGATTGGACATCTACGGTACGCCGAATGGGACCGCGCTGGGTTCAGCGATTGCGGGTGTGGCGCCGTTTGAGTTTGAGACTTCGGGCGCAACGCTGCGGTCGAACCAACTGGTGGTGAGCCTGCAGAAGCGGCAGCAGAAGGGCATCGCGCTAGGGGCGACATATACCTATGGCCATGCGATCGACGATGCTTCCGCTGTAGGCAACGGCGCGGCGCACACGCCGATGCAGAACTTCTTCAACCTGCAGGGCGAAGAAGGCAACAGCAGCATGGATGTTCGGCATACGCTGACGGGCAACTGGGTGGCGGAGCTGCCGTTCGGGCCGAACCGCGCGTTCCTGAACAAGGGCGGCGTGATGGGCAAGGTGCTGGATGGGTTCGATCTGAGCGGCAACTTTACGTTCGCTTCGGGAAACTACTTTACTCCCCAGTACTCAGGGAACCAAGCGGAGGCCGGGTCGGGTCTTACATACTCGCAGCGGCCGAACCGGAACTATGGCGTTTCGACGAAGGGGCCGGGCAGAGTTGGCGAGTTCTTCAATACGTCGGCGTTTACTGCGCCCACGGTAGCGAATGGAGCGACACTGCCGGGAACGGCGAATGTTGGATCGATCGAAGGGCCGGGGCAGGTTTCGGTGAGCGCGTCGCTGTCGCGCACGGTGCAGTTCGCGGGGACGAACTCGTTTGAGGCGCGGGTGACGGCGACGAATGTATTGAACACGGTGCAGTACAGCGGGATCGACACGTCGGAGAACTCGGAGACGTTTGGACGAGTGACGAGTGCGGCAGCGATGCGGACTTTGCTGGTGCAGGCGCGGTATAGGTTCTAA
- a CDS encoding VIT1/CCC1 transporter family protein gives MPNANQHNPPHHNHSEIHFNSSDTVRDIVIGLSDGLTVPFALAAGIAGAVTNVASPTHLVVTAGLAEIAAGSIAMGLGGYLASRGDTEHYASERRREAMEVVDRPLDEEAEIYEIFENYGVDREAATPVLRSLQANPEAYVDFMMRFELGLEEPAPGRALRSAATIAFSYIAGGAVPLASYLIFSDINLALKVSVVVTLIALASFGGIKGKLLGAGVIRSAIQTVLIGGIAAAAAFALARLLNHA, from the coding sequence ATGCCGAACGCGAACCAGCACAACCCACCTCACCACAACCACTCTGAGATTCACTTCAACTCATCGGACACGGTTCGCGACATCGTCATCGGTCTCTCCGACGGACTCACCGTCCCCTTCGCTCTCGCCGCCGGCATCGCCGGCGCAGTCACCAACGTCGCTTCACCCACACACCTCGTCGTCACCGCCGGCCTGGCTGAAATCGCCGCCGGCTCCATCGCCATGGGCCTCGGCGGTTACCTCGCCTCGCGAGGCGACACCGAACACTACGCCTCCGAGCGCCGCCGCGAAGCCATGGAGGTCGTGGACCGCCCTCTCGATGAAGAAGCCGAGATCTACGAGATCTTCGAGAACTACGGCGTCGACCGCGAAGCCGCCACGCCCGTCCTCCGTTCCCTCCAGGCCAACCCCGAGGCCTACGTCGACTTCATGATGCGCTTCGAGCTTGGCCTTGAAGAACCCGCCCCTGGCCGCGCTCTCCGCTCCGCCGCCACCATCGCGTTCTCTTACATCGCCGGCGGCGCCGTCCCGCTCGCCTCTTACCTCATCTTTTCGGACATCAACCTCGCCCTCAAAGTCTCCGTCGTCGTCACCCTCATCGCCCTCGCTTCTTTCGGAGGCATCAAGGGCAAGCTCCTCGGCGCGGGCGTCATCCGCAGCGCCATCCAGACCGTCCTCATCGGAGGCATCGCCGCAGCCGCAGCCTTCGCCCTCGCCCGCCTTCTCAACCATGCCTAG
- the egtB gene encoding ergothioneine biosynthesis protein EgtB, with product MLTQQSTAAALLQRFRAVRAATMHFCTPLSPEDMMVQSCAEASPLKWHLAHTTWFFETFILADFVANYQPFNPDFRWLFNSYYKALGEMPEKKLRASFSRPPLDSILAYRTHVETAIERLLQHTPEDEILRRVSLGLEHEQQHLELAATDIKHAFYTNPLQPAYLPLVPGHTASHVIAPPVEWLGFSPGYPARPGVIEVGVTPNPKAVDSFAFDNETPRHSVYVAPFRLASRAVTVSEYLAFIDEGGYTHPEFWLSEGWDTVEREGWQAPLYWRRDSANPSGWSIFTLHGWRPLGELSETPVCHISLFEADAFARWSGHRLPTEFEWEFVAANVADTLGAPSSPTATGVPGEPPLARWGGSSSVKVGSQDANMLESAALHPRPAASGPGIHQLFGDVWEWTQSPYTGYPGYKPLPGALGEYNGKFMSSQMVLRGGSCVTPASHIRATYRNFFHPATRWQFSGLRLARDHAS from the coding sequence ATGCTCACCCAGCAGTCCACCGCCGCCGCCCTGCTTCAGCGCTTCAGGGCTGTCCGCGCGGCCACCATGCACTTCTGTACTCCGCTCTCGCCTGAGGACATGATGGTCCAGTCCTGCGCAGAGGCCTCGCCCCTCAAGTGGCACCTCGCTCACACCACCTGGTTCTTTGAGACCTTCATCCTCGCCGACTTCGTCGCCAACTACCAGCCCTTCAACCCCGACTTCCGCTGGCTCTTCAACAGCTACTACAAGGCCCTCGGCGAGATGCCCGAAAAGAAGCTCCGCGCCAGCTTCTCCCGCCCGCCGCTCGACAGCATCCTCGCCTACCGCACCCACGTCGAGACTGCCATCGAGCGCCTGCTTCAACACACCCCCGAGGATGAGATCCTCCGTCGCGTCTCCCTCGGCCTCGAGCACGAGCAGCAACACCTCGAGCTCGCTGCCACCGACATCAAGCACGCCTTCTACACCAATCCGCTGCAGCCCGCCTATCTCCCGCTCGTACCCGGCCACACCGCCAGCCACGTCATCGCGCCTCCTGTTGAGTGGCTCGGTTTCTCCCCCGGCTACCCCGCGCGCCCCGGCGTCATCGAGGTCGGTGTCACCCCCAATCCCAAGGCCGTCGACAGCTTCGCCTTCGACAACGAGACCCCGCGCCACTCCGTCTACGTCGCGCCCTTCCGTCTCGCCTCTCGCGCCGTCACCGTCAGCGAGTACCTCGCCTTCATCGACGAAGGCGGCTACACCCACCCCGAGTTTTGGCTCTCCGAAGGTTGGGACACCGTCGAGCGCGAAGGCTGGCAGGCCCCTCTCTACTGGCGTCGCGACTCCGCCAACCCCTCCGGCTGGTCCATCTTCACCCTCCACGGCTGGCGTCCCCTCGGCGAGCTCTCCGAAACCCCCGTCTGCCACATCAGCCTCTTCGAAGCCGACGCCTTCGCCCGCTGGTCCGGCCACCGCCTCCCCACCGAGTTCGAGTGGGAGTTCGTCGCCGCAAACGTCGCCGATACACTGGGTGCCCCATCTTCGCCGACAGCGACCGGGGTCCCCGGCGAGCCGCCTTTGGCTCGCTGGGGTGGTTCATCGTCGGTTAAGGTGGGTTCGCAGGACGCCAACATGCTCGAATCCGCCGCGCTCCACCCCCGTCCCGCCGCCTCCGGCCCCGGCATCCACCAGCTCTTCGGCGACGTCTGGGAGTGGACCCAATCTCCCTACACCGGCTACCCCGGCTACAAACCGCTCCCCGGCGCGCTCGGCGAGTACAACGGCAAGTTCATGTCCTCGCAGATGGTCCTCCGCGGCGGCTCCTGCGTCACCCCGGCCTCGCACATCCGCGCCACCTATCGCAACTTCTTCCACCCCGCCACGCGCTGGCAGTTCTCCGGCCTGCGCCTCGCCCGCGACCACGCCAGCTAA
- the egtD gene encoding L-histidine N(alpha)-methyltransferase: MTVATTLPTLNDAVLSAALTGFNVQGQKSLPPWLFYDDIGSALFEQITALPEYYLTRTERALFTTHAEEIVTALGADITLAELGAGSAAKTGILLRAAADAQPNVLYQPIDISPSALDEAAAGIALHIPGVTVVPQVANYITERYSIIRPPHHRVLALYIGSSIGNFSPSEARSILCNLRHHLAPGDALLLGTDLAPSAHKTVATLLAAYDDASGTTAAFNKNILHRLNRELAANFSLDSFAHRARWNASESRIEMHLESLIPQTVHIAGKSIDFAAQETIHTENSYKFTTAARTALLTDAHFTPTRTFTDPAHTFAVTLATAI; the protein is encoded by the coding sequence GTGACCGTTGCCACCACCCTCCCTACGCTGAACGACGCCGTCCTCTCCGCTGCTCTCACCGGCTTCAACGTCCAGGGCCAGAAGTCTCTCCCACCCTGGCTCTTCTATGACGACATCGGCTCCGCCCTCTTCGAGCAGATCACCGCGCTGCCTGAGTACTACCTCACCCGCACCGAGCGCGCCCTCTTCACCACCCACGCCGAAGAGATCGTAACCGCCCTCGGCGCCGACATCACCCTCGCCGAGCTCGGCGCGGGCTCCGCCGCCAAGACCGGCATCCTCCTCCGCGCCGCCGCCGACGCGCAGCCCAACGTCCTCTATCAGCCCATCGACATCAGCCCCTCGGCACTCGACGAAGCCGCCGCCGGCATCGCACTCCACATCCCCGGCGTCACCGTCGTCCCCCAGGTCGCCAACTACATCACCGAGCGCTACAGCATCATCCGCCCCCCGCACCACCGCGTCCTCGCACTCTACATCGGCTCCAGCATCGGCAACTTCTCACCCTCGGAGGCCCGCTCCATCCTCTGCAACCTCCGCCACCATCTCGCCCCCGGCGACGCCCTCCTCCTCGGCACCGACCTCGCACCATCCGCGCACAAAACCGTAGCCACACTCCTCGCCGCCTACGACGATGCCTCCGGCACCACCGCCGCCTTCAACAAGAACATCCTCCACCGCCTCAACCGCGAGCTCGCCGCCAACTTCTCACTCGACAGCTTCGCCCACCGCGCCCGCTGGAACGCCAGCGAAAGCCGCATCGAGATGCACCTCGAAAGCCTCATCCCGCAGACCGTCCACATAGCAGGGAAGTCCATCGACTTTGCCGCCCAAGAGACCATCCACACCGAAAACAGCTACAAGTTCACCACCGCCGCCCGCACAGCGCTCCTCACCGACGCCCACTTCACTCCCACCCGCACCTTCACCGACCCGGCCCACACCTTCGCCGTCACCCTCGCCACCGCAATCTAG
- a CDS encoding glycoside hydrolase family 27 protein, protein MRMRWIAALAVCALGCGVGLAQGAASTGLAMTPPMGWNSWNHFAGKVTEQDVKNAADALVSSGMRDAGYVYVNVDDTWQGTRDAQGVLHANDKFPDMKALGDYIHSKGLKFGIYSSPGPHTCARYEGSYGHEQQDADLYASWGVDYLKYDLCSYRELMSAGAADHPNDPDYANKMMKAAYVKMHEALEKTGRPIVFSLCQYGWDDVWTWGASVGGNLWRTTGDIKDNYDSMSKIGFGQAGLAKYAGPGHWNDPDMLEVGNGHMSADEYRTHMSLWALLAAPLLAGNDLSKMPDETKSILMNKGVIAVDQDRLGRQGDRVSQNGLLEVWSKPLSGGAVAVGLFNRGTSPAEMSVKLSDVGMSSAGKITDLWSGKMVKAKDGEVKASVPVHGVVLLRVEP, encoded by the coding sequence ATGCGGATGCGTTGGATAGCGGCGTTGGCGGTGTGTGCGTTGGGATGTGGGGTTGGCTTGGCCCAGGGGGCTGCTTCGACTGGGTTGGCGATGACTCCGCCGATGGGGTGGAACAGCTGGAACCACTTTGCGGGTAAGGTGACCGAGCAGGATGTGAAGAACGCCGCGGATGCGCTGGTTTCAAGCGGCATGCGCGATGCGGGCTATGTATATGTGAACGTGGACGACACATGGCAGGGCACGCGGGATGCGCAGGGCGTGTTGCATGCCAATGACAAGTTTCCGGACATGAAGGCGCTGGGGGATTACATCCACTCGAAGGGGCTGAAGTTCGGGATTTATTCGTCGCCGGGACCACATACTTGTGCTCGGTATGAGGGCAGCTATGGGCATGAGCAGCAGGATGCCGACCTGTATGCGAGCTGGGGTGTGGATTATCTGAAGTACGATCTGTGTTCGTACCGGGAGCTGATGTCGGCGGGCGCGGCGGACCACCCGAACGATCCGGACTATGCCAACAAGATGATGAAAGCGGCCTATGTGAAGATGCACGAGGCGCTGGAGAAGACGGGCCGTCCGATTGTGTTCAGCCTTTGCCAGTATGGCTGGGACGATGTGTGGACGTGGGGAGCGAGTGTAGGCGGGAACCTGTGGCGGACGACAGGGGACATCAAGGACAACTACGACAGCATGTCGAAGATTGGTTTTGGGCAGGCAGGGCTGGCGAAGTATGCGGGGCCGGGGCACTGGAACGATCCGGACATGCTGGAGGTGGGCAATGGGCATATGTCGGCCGATGAGTACAGGACGCATATGAGCCTGTGGGCGCTGCTGGCGGCTCCGCTGCTGGCGGGGAATGATTTGAGCAAGATGCCGGATGAGACGAAGTCGATTTTGATGAACAAGGGCGTGATTGCGGTTGACCAGGACAGGCTGGGCAGGCAGGGCGACCGGGTGAGTCAGAACGGTTTGCTGGAAGTGTGGTCAAAGCCGCTGAGTGGTGGGGCGGTCGCGGTGGGGTTGTTCAACCGGGGGACTAGCCCGGCGGAGATGAGTGTGAAGCTGAGCGATGTAGGGATGTCGAGCGCCGGGAAGATTACTGATCTTTGGAGTGGGAAGATGGTGAAGGCCAAGGACGGCGAGGTGAAAGCGAGTGTGCCGGTGCATGGCGTGGTGCTGCTGCGGGTGGAGCCGTAA
- the moaC gene encoding cyclic pyranopterin monophosphate synthase MoaC, with product MSGKLSHFDESGQAHMVDVGAKVATRREAVAGAFVELNEAVLAALPQNPKGNPLEVARFAGIQAAKRTSELIPMCHPLALSFVDVQATVVAGGVEITATAATVAGTGVEMEAMTAAAVAALTVYDMTKALDKGIRIREVVLLSKTGGKSGEYRRADSRQ from the coding sequence ATGAGCGGGAAACTTTCTCATTTTGATGAGAGCGGGCAGGCGCACATGGTGGATGTGGGCGCGAAGGTGGCTACTCGGCGGGAAGCTGTGGCTGGGGCGTTTGTTGAGCTGAATGAGGCTGTGCTGGCGGCGTTGCCGCAGAATCCTAAGGGGAATCCGCTGGAGGTGGCGCGGTTTGCGGGAATTCAGGCGGCGAAGCGGACCAGTGAGCTGATCCCGATGTGTCATCCGCTGGCGTTGAGCTTTGTGGATGTGCAGGCGACGGTGGTGGCTGGGGGTGTCGAGATTACGGCGACTGCTGCGACGGTGGCTGGGACCGGGGTGGAGATGGAGGCGATGACGGCGGCGGCTGTCGCGGCGCTGACGGTGTACGACATGACCAAGGCGCTGGATAAAGGGATACGGATTCGCGAGGTGGTGCTGCTGAGTAAGACCGGGGGGAAGAGTGGGGAGTATCGGAGAGCAGACAGTAGACAGTAG